The nucleotide window CCCTACATTGCAAATGAAATTTGGGGGTCTCCAAGTGCCACTACATCACCGTGAACTCAAACACACTTTAAAACTATCATACTATCTCCCTTAAACACAAATAAATCTTTTCGTCCAAAAATACTAACATTAAAAGTAAAAAACAAGAGACTACTATTGGAAATACTCATTTCAGTGTATGCCAAGGTTGCGAGCCTATCATCTAGAACAGTATCTCAAATCTAAACTTAAGGAAGGATAAATTCATAAGTCATCTACAGACTCGAGAATGGTTTTGGTTTTCCCATATGTTGGCACTTTCCTTAGGAATCTGTTTGTACTCACTGTCAATCAGTTGATTCTCAAGTTGCATTGAAACAATACAAACGGCTGAAAATGGGGCGTACACTGAAGCTAGTGGAAGTTGTTACAGTTAGAAACATTTTCCAATATTGCTTACAGAATCTAAGCCCAAACTATCATCGGGTAACTAACCCTGTTAGTTGGTTAGATGATTGCAATGTGCCCTCGGCTTCAATGGCTTGGCCTCACAATACTACTAGAAATTTAGCATGAATCTTGATTGGGCATATAGGGgaacctcttttctttttttatgaaGTTTGTGGAATTCGTACTTGCAATTGGATTATCACACTTTTTAGtactatttcttcttcttctttgagtCAGGCTAATTTTCATATTGGCTGAGGTTCATGCTAAAGAAATATCTACTATTTCTTCTTCGAAGAAATTAGTAGCGAAGAAAAATCAGAAGAGACACAGAGCAGAAGAGAGTACTCAAGAAACTGAAGAAAGTGAACACCCACAACTACAGTGATGTAAACTTAGGAATGGGCTCTTTACTCTTAAAACTCCTGTTTCACTAATTCTTGCACTTCTTATAGTACCTTCAGTTCCAATGATGTTCTCTCACTCTATAGATTCTCCAATTTACAACACTGAACCTCCATTGGCTAAGTTCCTAATAGAAACATTGCACCCAGAGTAGCCAGTGGTTCCTACAAGTTTTCAGCCCTGGCAGGCTTCTTCTTAAGAAACAAATGAGTTTTTTCCATGACGTGGCTTATTGAAATCAGGGTCATCTTTTATTTCTCTGAACTCTAtcttccaaagtcagaatagcaTGATACCACCTCAAATGAAAGAATCTCTCCGCTCATATCTTTCTTCAAATCTAGAATTGTCTCCTCTTTCATTAATGGCGAAATTTTCATAAGCTTTATCTGTGAAGTATGGGTTGTGGAGTGGGCTCCTCTAATAAACCAGTAATTATCATAATACCAAGGTTGTGAACTCAGAGGAGGCAATCAGAGTTGGTGAACAGACTATAGTTAAACTACGCCAATCTGGTCAAATTTATAGAAACAAGATCGAACATCTCGATTCCTGTATCATGGCCTAGACGACTAAGTCCATGTACACGCAGACCAAATGCATCCAACTGGAAAGGGAGGTCAAATCAATAAAAGAGATAAAATCCTCATTAAATGAGCAACTTAAGGCTCAAGAGCTTCGCCACAAGGTTGATTTGGATAGTCTACTCCAATCTAGTAAGGAATCCTTTAGAAAAGATCAGGAAGACACCACAAGGAACTTGACTAAGGCCCTGGCCGAGTGAAGGTCTAACCTTGATCTTCATACTCAAGTGGTTGTTAGCTGATAatactagaaagaacatatgttttctctttacttattggttaatttgttcccatttagttatctttagcacaCATTTTAGCATTTTCAATTTAGTAATTTACAGTTTATAACTCAATGGATCTTAACTTAGTTATCCTTAATTTTGTCATGTTCTGGTACTAATGTCGCTGCTGAGTATTTTTAGATTGCATCCAAAATTGTCGCCGCACCTGACAGCTATCTGAATAGAAACTAAAATGCGTGAGCTATCCAGTCTGGTACTGTAACAACCCGATAGTCACATGTATtaaaagtgtatttttgggtctcTGTTTTCGTAAAacggactcgtaaatatttatttaaaatatttacgaagttagttgtgtagttaattaggttttggttaggtgaattagtttgaattaagaataattaggtataaagactaaattgcataaaagggtgaaagtttaattatagattagagAAAAAGTGAAAagattaaaaagaaattaaacccTAATTAACAAGTGTATGGTGATTGTGTATACAagtgtaaaaataaaatacatatgtatataataatatatgtatacttaatacttaagaatatatattatattatattatattatattattattataataaataaataaataaataaaacaaataaaaaagaatagaaaaaaagAACAAAGTAGAGCGAAAGCAGAGAAGAAAAAGACAAATTGAATTTTCttattggtaagttaatttagtccattttcttatCATTTTATGTTTTAGAATCCTAGAACTAAATACTACCCAACCAacatcaaaattttagaaataattgaatttttatatattgtctatgttgaataattagagtattagggactaaattgatatatttttaagctagaaatgaaaaaggattgaattgtagaataaattataagttttgagcattagggactaaattttaaaaatttaaaatttagggatttaagtgaaattagaTTAAAACTAGTTTAAAGtgagaattgaatgaaaatatagaattagtTATGAAGAAATAATGTTAgtcttgatttagggactaaattagaatttaggcaaatgttgaatataaatttaaatatttaatgtgaaattgaattttgttgtattgatgaattttaattgtttaattttcgtagctaacattgtgccagaaacttcaactaataaaagaaaagataaagtcgACGAGGAGTAGCTCGGAAgttctggtttgtatttctataatccgaatctaaatattaattgttgtattttgatttaatgttTATGGTAAGTGAATGAGGTGCGTAATTAGCATTTTaagattgaattgaatgtatgtgaatttgtgattaatgtgatatttgaatattagATGATTGTGGCATTTGAAAAATGAATTGAAACCCTATTAATTGTATcggggctgagtcggatatagatggcatgccataggattggaagagttcagggattacttcgaccttgagtcaatgagacactaggtgtcaatctATTACTTCAGATTAATttgatgaggcattgggtgccaatttacttcggttagtcaatgaggcactaggtgtcaaatcattacttcgaattatccgatgaggtaCTTGGtaccaaactggtgtgttttggttggattcgtgtatccgtctgagtccgagttgtgttaataggggtaattaaaaggAGTGATATTATGAAAGGTATTTGATAATACCGAATGTGAAATGGAAATGAGACATATCAATTGTGTGACATATTGTGAAAAGCTCTTTGAGATAGCAAATGATAAGAATTGAATGTATTATgaataaattgataaattgaatcaCTAATGTTAATGTATGATTTAAAGTGCATGTtatattattttacttaaaactattcgaattatagaaataccactgagtttatactcagcaTATGGTTTCTTTTTCCGTGTGCATCTCAGGTACTTAAGTTGATCGCGGATTCAGTATCCATcaacgatcccgaactcaaaatgtggtaatgtttttctttttatgtcggcatgtacctagggcGTCTAAATGCTAACTATTTCATGGATTGATTGTAAATATGATTATAAGTTAATTTTGGGTtggttatatataaaaatatatatgcttATGTTTGAGGTCATAATATGACATGttaaaattgaagtccaaatagATAGAATATAGGCGATTTAAGTTAAAATTGGCATGTTTACAAATTTGATTTGAACGAGgtcttattgatatgttttgataatAAAATTGTGGTACCTATGAGGGTACAAtggttaggcacctaggatgTATATTTTGACGTATTTTGAACGTGTTTAATtgtgttttgaattggttgaataaATGGTTTTTAAGTTGCTTAGTGTTTAAGATTGTAggaatggtaaacttgttgtttaaggttcattttgagtccacacagccagacacacgggcgtgtgactggaccATGTGAAACAGACGGctaacacatgggcatgtgtcctttGTTTCTACGAAATTTTTTGATGTTTTCAGAAAAATTTCCTGAGTACCCGGTTTAGTCTCGATTTATTTCTAGCACAtatttttgggcctcgagggctcataaaAGAGACAATATGgttaatttgtgatatgtatattaaattatatatatgatgttTGTATTGGATCTAAAAAttccagtaatgctctgtaaccctgttccggcgacggataagggttaggggtgttacaaactaaaTTATACGTAAAGAGGCAGTATGATTCTGATGAAAGGACACCTAGGCTATttggaaaaaaatataaatattcatatAAAAAGGTAGATCTTTTGGATCATCACCTTCTTCAACTTATCCCTTGAAGCTTTCGGCTCTGGCGGCTTAAGCTCCGACAGGTGAACCGATGTGAAATGGATGCAGACTAACTTCTGACGAAGAGCCCTAAGTGTGACACAAGAGGGAATAGAGAGATTCAAGTCGAGTTGTCTAGGAATAGCATCtccatttgtttcttttatttttcttttctaaacgttggtgattactttctatttcatgttagtatggaagtacacatgatttttgggttaaattttattttattcaatcttgtttttactgtttaatctttgggtttgaattttttagcatggaagtgttattgcagtcactGACACTGGAAGGTGCAATGACAgttcaagctaacaagcatgacaacggaagttgcttaaggattagaggaatttaatccacttgttcttaatggtGTACCATTACCAGCATCGGAAAGTGGGGTTAATATGCATGCTTAAGTCTTagattaaatatagaagttaagcttgataagatattcattgcaatttaatgcatcaacaatcacctatccttttataccttATGAGCACTTAGCATTCTGTTAAATATTCACgttggggatcccagtttatcattatcatattttatcttgTTGTTTTCAAGTTATTTCTTCGACACctactctcacaatttatctcgtttcCATCTATTTATTGCACTGACATTGATAAAGAAAACACAACCATCCTCGTGGGATCGATATCTGATAGGCTCATATTTGTCTACTATACTTTCATCGACAGTGTACGCTTGCACATCATTGCTGTGACATTAAACAACCGATCAAGTTTTGGCACCATTGCTGGGGATGGCGTTTGTTTGATGTTTATTGTTGTTTGTTTTTATTGCATAATATTTAATTGTTACTAACTGATtttctttttgttgttgttttcacattttattttagATATTGTATGACCCAAATCAATTCGGAGTTTATTGCCAATTTTGATCCAGAAACTGAAAGAACTGTTCGGAGAAGACTTCGAGAACAATAGAATATGACTTTGCCAAGAAACAATGCAGTTATACCCCTGATGCAGAACCAAAATGTTAGTGACCCACTATTGCAGAAAGATGGTCAAATACAAAACAGAACTATACAAGATTTTGTAGTACCTGTCTTGGATGACTTACAACTGGGAGTTGTTAGGCCAACAATCCAAGCTGGAAATGTTGAACTCAAGCCAGTAATATTCCAAATGCTGAATTCTAAAGATAATATGTTGGGCTACCACATGAAGATGCACGAGAGCATCTAAAATCATTTTTATTGATTTGCGCTTCCTTCAGTCAACAAGGCTTTCCTAATAATGCTTTAAACATTCAATTATTTCCTTATTCCTTGCGGAGAAGAGCTCGTACTTGGTTCCTTGAGCTACCTACCAGATCAATTACTTATTGGAATACACTAGCAACACAATTTGTTTTGCAATTTAACCCGCCAACAATGAATCCTCATCTCTGAAATGATATTAAAGCTTATTATCAGCTGGACAATGAGAATTTTCACATCACATGGGAACGTTATAATTCTTTGCTTCGATGTTGTCCCATGCAAGGCATTCAACAGGAAACATAAATTGAGATTTTCTATAATGGGCTAAATTTACACACGAGGAATCTTATCCATGCATTAGCCAATGGACCTTTATTGGATTGTACTTATAATGATGCGATTgaaattcttgagagaattgctcAGAATGATTATCAATATCCTAACTCTAGAGCTGCACAAGCAAAAGCTACTCCGAGAGTTATTGAATTGGATGCAATCTTTGCACCTAGTGCTCAAGTTTCTTCTCTTGCAAACATGATAAAAAATATGCAATGGACTAGTGACATTGCACCTATACAAGTCGCTCAACAAGTTGATGTTCCTACTTTTTTTTTGTGAGATTTGCATTGAAAATCATAGCTGTGAAGATTTTCCACAACAACATACAATGCATTCTATGTCAGTAACATCCACAACAATTCTTATGGCAACTCTTATAATAATTATGCATGCAATCAATAGTCTTGGGGAACTCAGAATGCTGGACAAAATGTTGCGACATTCTGATATGGGAATATATCTGCTCAAGGAAATTATAAGTTAAGACCAGGAAATTACAATCAACAGTAGCAGAACTACAATCAGCACAATCATAAGGCTAGATGCAACCATACCAAACCTAGCCACAACCACAACACTTTTCAATGTCGAATCCGCATGTTCAATAACATCAACGACAATAGAACACGCAAGCTTCTCCTTCTGACCCATTAGCAGCCCTTGAATATTTAATGCGGGAACATATAACTTGCACAGAAGCTATTGTGAAAGGGAATTCATCTTCTATTCGGGCGTTGGAGGCAATTAGGATAACTTGCTTCAAATCTGAATACTAGACCACCATGCACACGACCTAGTGACATGGAAAATCCTAGTCCGAAAGGGAAAGAACATTGTAAGGCTATCACTCTTAGGAGTGGTAAACAAACTGGCGAGCCGATTATAGCCTCTTTTGTAACACCTCAAGatattggtgaagtaatccctaGTAAGAAGGTTGAATCTGATGAGCTTGTTGATGTACCAGACAAAGTAGTTCCACAAATTGTCACTCATATGCTTAATGTCCGACCCTCAAAACTATTGACGCAAATAAAGGTGTTGGTGCAATCAACGCAAAGATTCAAGGAGAATGAGCAGGATAAGTAGTGCCAATAGTTCTTAAACACACTAAATCAACTTCAAATCAATATTCCTTTAGTATACGCGCTTGTGCAAATTTCGAATTATGGGAAATTTATGAAGGAATTCTTGTCCAAGAAGAAAAAGCTCAATGATATGGAAACTATTGCACTCACAAAAGGCTATAGTTCTCTTTTGACAAATAAGTTCCCTCTCAAAATAAAAGATCCTGGGAGCTTTACTATCCCATGTTCGATTGGCAACCATTATTTGGGAGCTAGCATAAACATAATGTCATTATCAACTTTCAAAAAGTTGGGAATTGGCCACATGAAACCTACTACAGTGGCATTGAAACTAGCTGATCGATCTTTGGCTCAACCTGAAGGGAAAACTAAAGATATCTTAGTTCGTGCAAATAAATTTGTTTTTCTAGCTAATTTTATCATAATCGACTGCGAGGCAGACAAGAAGGTTCCTATTATCTTGGGATGACCATTTTTAGCCACCAGACGAACTCTGGTTGATGTTTACAAAGGTGAACTAACCATGCAACTTAATGATGAACACGTTACTTTCAGTGTTTTCGAATCTATTCAAGGCAAGGACAAAGAAGCATGCCATACTATCGATGCGCTGGATGATCCAATTGAGGCAGAATTCAATGCCCAACACACAATACTTTCTCAGGTGTTTGTAGTGACATCTGACGATGAATTTGAAGATAATTGTGATAGCATGGTTGAAGCTAATAATATTGAACTCACGCATGGATGGTAGATCAAATCCTTAGACTTAGCAAATAGAAAGCTCCAGTTTTCAAGCTATCTATCGATGAAGCTCTTactctaaaattgaaaccattacCAACTCACCTTAAATACATCTTTGTTGGTGATAACAATACTCTCCCAATTATTTTCTCTGCAACAGTAGATGTAGCTCAAGAAGAGAAATTAGTTTTTATTCTTAAACAACATAAATGAACTATTGCTTGAAGTATTACCGATATTCGAGGCATCAGTCCATTTTTTTGCATGTACAAGATCAAGTTGGAAGATGAAGGTAAGCAATCGATTGAGCAACAAAAAAGGTTAAATGAGAAGATGAAAGAAGATGTtaagaaagaaattataaaatgacTTGATGTTAGAGTTATTTACCTTATCTCTAATAGTAATTAGGTAAGTCCAGTACAATGCGTTCCTAAGAAGAGTGGCAGTACTGTGGTTAGCAATGACAAAGATGAATTAATTCCTACACGTATTCCTACGGGATGGCGAGTTTATGTGGATTATCGCAAACTTAATGCGACCATAAGGAAGGACCACTTCCAAATACCTTTCATTGACCAAATATTGGATAGGCTTGCTGGAAAAGCTATTCTAGATACAATCAAATTGCTATTGCATCTGAGGATCAAGAAAAAACTACATTCACCTGTCCCTTTGGTACTTTCGCTTTTCACCTTATGCATTTTGATCTTTGCAACACACCAGCCACATTTCAAAGGTGTATAATGGTAATATTCTCAGATATGATTGAAGACTCTTTAGAGGTGTTTGTAGATGATTTCTCAGTCTATGGGAATGATTTCCATCATTGCGTTAATAATTTGGATAAAGTATTACAGCGATGTGAAGACACACAACTTGTtctaaattgggaaaaatgtcatttcatggcaactgaaggtattgtgttaggccATCGCATCTCTAGAAAAGGTATTGAAGTAGACAAAGCTAAAGTGGAAATCATAGAAAAAATACCTCCACCGAAAAATATGAAAGGTATTCGCAGTTTTCTTTGGCAtgcggtgtaacacccctaacccatatctattgccggattagggttatgaggtattaccgaacatatcaGAACATTTAATAATCAATTCACAAATATCACCCAcgcatcatagcatcatagtcaaacatcatttcaaagtccctttcttaggtcatcgagaccttaaacatgctttaggaaggggtcgggactaaaccaagcacATATAAAATTTCTTAGAAACTTAACAACTTTTTAAAGCTACAGAGGTCACACACTTGTGTGATTAGgctgtgtacctcacacggcatagacacacgggcgtgtctatgcCGTGGctaaacaaggcatacatactgacttgtaccacatgacCGAAAACATgtacgtgtgccttggccgttgtcaaaactgacttgggtcacacagctaaccacatgcccgtgtgtctagcccgtgtgccctttgaaatggccacacaagcccatgtgccaaggttgtgtacctcacacggccaccagacacgcccctttgtctaggccgtgctcgagactgactttaaatttTAGGACTACCCCaaaggacacacgaccatgtaacataACCGTatatcgcacacggctgagacacaagcccgtgtctctgcccatgtggacaaaaatagaccatttgcgaagccaatttgccacccttaatggTCATCCCTACAAATCCAAActcaaagcataattcataagCAAATAGTAACCAAAACCATAAtcaaacatgcataattcaatccataatgtcaccaatcaatttcattcttattatccaaaccaaaacataccaaaatcacataccaaacttattcattcatacatgtcattatccaatttttcacatccattctcatatcaaaatcataccatttccataactaattcatataactaacttaccaaattaactattTCTTACTAGGCTATTTATGCACATCAACACATACCATTTCTTAACACAACTTATATACCAAAAATCACACCAAACAGCAACattaatctagccatatcacatggcatgatatacacttcaaaaatcatattcaaatacttctagcttatacatgccatacttcaatattcacattttcaaaagggtACCAAAATGGAGTTCGATGGTGTGGTGATGTTCCTTGACAATATTTGAGCTTCCGGTAGCTACGATatcttcaaaaaaaatttaaacacacacaaagtaagctttcaaaaactgtaacaccccaaacctggcctagacgttatagccGAATCTGTGATGTGACATTGGAGTGTTTTTCCAAAACTCAAATTGTAAGAAATccattttttgtaaaaaaaattttagattcTAAATAAAAGATTAGGATGGCTAGTTCCTTGTGAAAACTCAAGTTATTTAAGCAAAAAAATAATTATACTAGTTTCTAAAGTTTTAAAAcagtgtttgttgcggaagcttttaaaacgtaTGGCGTAAACGTGATGATTTCAGAAAAACATTGGTTTGTGCTTTCTTGAAAATACGAGTCCTATTACTAACAGGTAAAAATTAAAGTAGTTAAATCCCCAagttaaaataaactttaaaaggccttattacataacgaaaacccaatatcaaataaattatagtatattaaatatattaactacgtcgagtggccaccttcgagtcctccGTCACCTCGATCCGTCTAAGCTTGAGGATTTCTTGCACagataacagatgggtgagtttacgaaaactcagtgtgtgtgAAATCCCAAAATAACAAACAATCAGAGTAAACGTAATCTGGGCCTAGGCCTGTTAGTTCCAGTTACGGCCTTAGCCCCTTCTTTCAGTAATAGTATTAGTCTGGACCtgagcccattcagtaacaaaggcagtctgggctttagcccatttcagtacagtatgcaaacaaagaatcctatccaatccaaccgctacacaccatttcCGTACAAgtcctacacaccatgtggggataaaatcgacccacccaaccctacacaccaagtcgtactgATTTCGGCACTAAAAaaaatttgcagcagagctgctagtgataggcttatagcctttcagtacacttcctccaaaatcatttATCCCACCCTATGTAATGccatcataatatcatacgtgtatacaGAATGTCATGCTCAAAAATAGTCATACATAATACAGGGGTAGTTCAATCAATTTACCTCACAGGGGTATAATGGTCGTTTTGTCATTATGGATTctaagtatacttaccgacccaatagtaggtccatagtcgtcttgggcgatgtgcaaccttaacagtcaaacagtgataaTAGGCCTATAGCCCACATTGCGGGCCCATATGAGCCCATTATCTCGTATCGCCCACATAGCCTAGAAATGGCTTTAGCCGTGTAGTTTACTCAGCTTGACCCACAATTTACCACACTTTGTGCTATTTTTTCGAGTGgggcccacaggcccattgggcctagcCGGCCTagttcggcccaaaatggcccatTACTGTTTCGACTCATGAAATTGCTCATGGCCATCTCGTGACAATACGATCTCATTTTTACCACTCGACCTGCCACACGGGTAGCCATATGCCTGTGAGAGGACGCTAATCTCCACGTACTTCAACCTAAATCCAGTTATAACTTAATAGCAGTCCTTAATCACTAGGATTAAACACCCTCTTTTGAACATTGAATCCCAATCGAACACATCACTTACCTTGATTCAGGAAGTAGTGTTTAATCCTCCCTTAACCAGTGGTTACCCATTTCTTGGCAAAGATCCGCATTAAAGCctaatttcattaaataaaaccCTAAATGTAAACAACTTGAATCAAGTGAACCGCTTACAGAAATGTAAAACTACGAATGGAGGGTAGTAGCAATCGGCCCACAAACAATACACTCTAAACCGATGTACAAGATAGTTCAGTTGCCCCTGACAGTACCCAATAGAGAATAGCCAATGTTAGAGGGGAAGAGAAGAACTATTAATAGGGAACAAAGAAAACAACACCTGCACTTACACCTAAAATGGGGTATTTGGCTAACCCCATACAATGAATAAAGAAGGAAACCAAAGAAGAACGAGATGAGGGGAAAATAGGAGTCTAGAGCACTTaccccaaaaccaaaacacaagAGGTGGAGAGATGAAGTGAGTGATGAGTTGTTCGGCAACCAGAGAAATGAAAGGATGTTAGGCACAAGTAGTGACAGAGGCAAGTCAAAAGAAAATCGCAAGAGTAGAGGGATAAGAAGAGAGAATCGGCCTAAAGACCCCAGCTAAACTTTTGAAAGAATTTGAAAAAGAAGGAAAGATGAAGGAGTTAGTTAGCCAAAAAGAGGTTGATCTTTAGAGAGAGGAAGAGAAGAGGTAATCGGTCGTTCAAAAGACCTAAGGAAAATGAGCAAACCCAAAATAGACTCAAATGCACAAAAGCCCCGAATTGTCCCTACACTACACTCGACCCTAATAAGCTTAATACCGAAAACTAACAAAAGGAAACAAAGCACTCCTAAAGACAGAATTTGGCCACAAGAGGAAAAGAACCAAAAAACAGTATCAATCCCACACTGACTTCCAAAATCAAACTTTGCCAAAATTGAGAGTCCTAATTCAGCACACCCTTTTTCTACCCCTTCAAACTCCAAAAATtcctccccttatcactcctagTATCACTCAACATTATCCTACCTAACCACATCTCCAACAGCCGAATTTTGCTCTAACTAGTCCCTAAAATTCAGCCACACTCCCCACATCCTCTCAACACACCAACCGCCTAAGCTTTCAAAGTTTTAGTGATAGACAACCACATACACGGTATGGTAGCAAAAAGACATCCCTCGCGTGCAGTAGGACTTGAACTCAAGTCCCTAAGTATTGGCAACACGCCTCTTACCACTAGATCAGTAGGTTTTTTATGTCATGCAACCCTCACATAAATTTAAGAGCCTCCTAGCTAGTAACAAGGGTTTATTCAAATAGAAGAataaattttggtcaagccaaggcttgaacccatgacttcccagacactcccAAAGCACCAATCCACTAAGGCAAACATA belongs to Gossypium arboreum isolate Shixiya-1 chromosome 7, ASM2569848v2, whole genome shotgun sequence and includes:
- the LOC108478115 gene encoding uncharacterized protein LOC108478115, giving the protein MKEFLSKKKKLNDMETIALTKGYSSLLTNKFPLKIKDPGSFTIPCSIGNHYLGASINIMSLSTFKKLGIGHMKPTTVALKLADRSLAQPEGKTKDILVPTRRTLVDVYKGELTMQLNDEHVTFSVFESIQGKDKEACHTIDALDDPIEAEFNAQHTILSQVFVVTSDDEFEDNCDSMVEANNIELTHGW